From Camelina sativa cultivar DH55 chromosome 5, Cs, whole genome shotgun sequence:
tttctcCGATTTGATTTGAAATTGGTTCTGAcctactctgtttttgtgttgttgttttggatttATTCAGTACGTGTGCAGATATGGCTACCGAGGAAGGTGTTCATTCAGCTAAGAAGGTTTCTGATTCCTTTGTGGAAcagtacttttcttttttaaaacatcatacTCAGGAAGCTTGTAGGTTTTACGTTGATGCTAGTGTTGTCACCAGACCTAAACCTGATGGTACTATGATGTCTTTTACCTCCGTTGAGGTAATAaagtcttctcctttttttgaAACCGATCTCATGCTTTGTTTAATTAGGTCAAGGATTCTTTGATTTAGTCTTGGAGATTAAGTTGTGCTATATTCACATTgtggctgttgttgttgttgttgtttagtaTCTCTATGCAAAATCAAGActttgtgtttatttattttgtttatatcattatattggTTCTTCAGGCTATCAAGGAGCAGATCCTTTCCTCTGACTATGAGAATACTACATTTGAGATCCGGAGTGTCGATTCTCAGACTTCTTTTGAAGATGGGATTTTTATCATGGTTGTTGGTTTCTTGACTGGTAAAGATAACCTGAGGAGGAAGTTCTCTCAGATGTTTTATCTGGCACATAAGAACCAAGAAAAGCCAACCTATGATGTCCTCAATGATATTTTTCgttatgttgatgatgatgactccaCCCCTAAATCTCTACCTGGTTAGTTGTTGTGTTTCTGTGTGTTTCTGTGTGGTTTTAAGTTTGTAGTTCTACTAAGATTGACTGTATATTGATTAACTCTTTTGTGGACTATTTATTATAGTGCCAGCAACTGAGAAGGTGAAGCCAGCTGATGAGGTAAAGAAGACCGAGAAGTCTGTTAATGCTGCTGTTAAAAAGAATGCTGTTGCTAAAGCTGCTGCTCCATTGGACAATGGAAAGGTCAATCCCGCTGAAGAAAAAGCTGTTACTGCTCAAAAACCAACAGAGCCAGTTGCTCCTCAGCCTGAAGGAGCCAAGAAATCGTTTGCTGCGAttgtgagttttattttttgcataagttttcttttaacattGGACATCTATGCATACTTATATAAGTAACACCATTACAGGTTCAATCAGCGGCACACAACGTTGCTCCGTTTCAAGTTAAAGCTGTTAAATCCCCGGTTCAGAAACCTAAAGTCGTGGAACAACCCCGTGCTGCTGGAGCACCTCAAAAACCTGCTTCTGTCAGTAACTCTGTTAAGAAATCCAATCAGAGGATCATTGATGAACCAGGTTAGAAGGCAGAGATGGCCATTGATGTTggattgaaataaatatttttcgtTTCTTGGTTGTTTCTTGTATATCAAACGGGTGTTTCTTCGTTTTCAGGAACTGCGATATTTGTGGCTAATCTGCCAATGAATGCAATGCCACCTCAACTCCATGAACTGTTCAAGGATTTTGGTCCTATCAAAGAGAATGGGATTCAAGTCCGAAGCTCAAGGGTTTGATCTTTGACCTCTTGTGTCTTTTTGCTATTACTAATCATCACCTCTCATAGTTTCCCTTACACGAGTTGTACACATTTCTTATGCGTCCAGGGCCAGACTAATGCAGTTTGCTTCGGGTTTATCTCCTTTGAGTCTGCTTCCTCTGTCCAGAGCGTGCTTCAGGTAAATTATATATTCCAGTTTCTTGTTTCCCCTTTTAAAAAGTCTCTGTATTCATTCTGATTCAAGCTCTTGTCAAACTCCAGGCTGCCAAGAACACGCCCTTCATGCTTGCAGACCGTAAGCTTCGTGTAAAGGAAAAAGAAGGTTAGCTCGTTTTCCTTAAACCTAAACCCTCTTGCTATGAAATCATCGCTTTCTAGCGTTGCAAGGCTGAAACTGTCTTGGATA
This genomic window contains:
- the LOC104787981 gene encoding ras GTPase-activating protein-binding protein 1-like, whose product is MATEEGVHSAKKVSDSFVEQYFSFLKHHTQEACRFYVDASVVTRPKPDGTMMSFTSVEAIKEQILSSDYENTTFEIRSVDSQTSFEDGIFIMVVGFLTGKDNLRRKFSQMFYLAHKNQEKPTYDVLNDIFRYVDDDDSTPKSLPVPATEKVKPADEVKKTEKSVNAAVKKNAVAKAAAPLDNGKVNPAEEKAVTAQKPTEPVAPQPEGAKKSFAAIVQSAAHNVAPFQVKAVKSPVQKPKVVEQPRAAGAPQKPASVSNSVKKSNQRIIDEPGTAIFVANLPMNAMPPQLHELFKDFGPIKENGIQVRSSRGQTNAVCFGFISFESASSVQSVLQAAKNTPFMLADRKLRVKEKEVDYDGSKQGKTRGGSSVSKAQAQPQAQPQVQPQAQAQSENGSAAPADDGDEFTLVISRRNRRGGSGGSSESKTQNGSADGEDEFKPVRRPRNGGRNERRGGGARTGNGDSNQKHSEGRRAP